In Pelmatolapia mariae isolate MD_Pm_ZW linkage group LG13, Pm_UMD_F_2, whole genome shotgun sequence, a genomic segment contains:
- the LOC134639753 gene encoding peroxisomal membrane protein PEX13-like, producing the protein MGAPSVVATGLTATAMVAAMVVATAWEDTDTHLTLKTSPPADTNWASEEDDHVVARGEYDLTAASQEELSMRAGEMLNLAPKELQPRVRGWLLASVDGETTCSSQPTTLRFSAREETAGPQI; encoded by the exons ATGGGAGCTCCATCTGTGGTGGCTACAGGCCTTACAGCTACAGCTATGGTGGCGGCTATGGTGGTGGCTACAGCCTGGgaggatacagacacacacctcaCCTTGAAGACGTCCCCCCCAGCAG ACACTAACTGGGCGAGCGAGGAGGACGACCACGTGGTGGCCAGAGGAGAATATGACTTGACAGCTGCTTCTCAGGAGGAGCTTTCTATGCGAGCTGGAGAGATGCTCAACCTCGCTCCTAAAG AGCTACAGCCCCGTGTGCGTGGCTGGCTCCTGGCCAGTGTGGACGGTGAGACCACATGCTCGTCCCAGCCAACTACGTTAAGATTCTCAGCAAGAGAAGAGACCGCCGGGCCACAGATATGA